CTTGAGGTCCGGGGGGATCGATGAGCAGCACAGCTACCGGCACATCGGCGCTGACACAGTTGAAATCCGCGCAGAAGAGCGCGAAAGGGGTGTCGCTGTACTCGCGGTTCGTGAACCGGCCCGCAGGGCGGTATCTCGCTGCCGGTTCCCACCGGCTGGGACTCACGCCCAACCAGGTCACCTTGATCAGTGCGGCCTTCAGCTTCGCGGCGGTCCTGGCGGTGGCGTTCGCCCGGCCCACCTGGGCGGTGGGTCTGCTGGTGTGGCTCGGGCTTGCGGTCGGGTTCGCCTTCGACTCGGCTGACGGGCAGCTGGCGCGGCTGCGCGGCGGTGGGAGTGCTGCGGGCGAATGGCTTGATCATGTGGTCGACTGCGCCAAGCTCACCGCGCTGCACACTGCGGTGCTGATCGCGTTCTACCGGTACCCCGGGCACTTCGGGACCTCGGCCGACGGCTGGCTGCTGGTGCCGCTGGGCTTCCAGCTCGCCGCCGTCGTCACGTTCTTCGGGGGCCTGCTCACCGAGCAGCTCAAGCCCAAGGCGGCACCGGGGCAGACAACCGCGCCGTCCACTGTGCGGGCGGTGGCGCTGCTGCCCGTGGACCACGGTGTGTTCTGCCTGGTCTTCCTGCTGCTCGGCGGTGGCGGAGTGTTCCGCTGGGCCTACACCGGGCTCGCCGCCGCCGCCGTGCTCTTCCTCGTCGCCTTCCTCGTCAAATGGTTTCGGGAGCTGTCAGCAGTTCGTCGCTGAGGCGCGGCGGCCCACCGAGGGCGTCGATGGCACGGCGCAGTTGGGTGCTCGACGTGTGGACGGTGTACGGGAAGTAGACGACATCCACGCCCACCGCGGCGAAGTCGCGCTCCAGGCGTTCGCCCTTCGGTGTGTCACGCCAGTCGTCGCCCTTGAACAGCACGTCGAAGCGCACCTGCTTCCAGGCCTCGACCTTGTCCGGCACGGTCTCGACGAACGCGGCGTCCACGTACTGGATGCTGCGCACGATCTCCAGCCGTTCGACCAGCGGGATCATGGGTCGCCTGCCCTTGGCCATCTCGGCCATCTCGTCCGAGACGACCCCGGCCACCAGGTAGTCGCACTGGGCGCGGGCGTGGCGCAGGATGTTCAGGTGCCCGATGTGGAAGAGATCGTAGGCGCCGGGTGCGTAGCCCACGCGGTACCGCTCGCTCGATGGCACAAATGCCCCCCTTGTTCGTTGGTGTCCCCCCGCGCGCACCCGTTGACAGGAGCGCGCAGAATTTGACGATAGCGTTCATGCTGGGTGCGGGGAGAGTGAACAATCGGGTGCGACCTGGTTCACCTCCGAGCACCACGCGGGGTCAGGGGGTCCCGTGGGGTGTGAACATACTGGGGAGGCCACCGAGGCGGGTGGCCGGGGGGAAGGTTTCGTCGCGTGACACAGACCAATGGCGAGGACGGCGGGCGGCGGCTGCTGCTGGTGTCCACCAACTACGCGCCCGAGCACACCGGCATCGGCCCCTACGCGACCGGCATCGCCGAGCACTGGGCGAGCCGCGGGCATGACACCCATGTGCTCACGGGCCTTCCGCACTATCCGTCCTGGCAGCTCGACCCCGCCTACCGCAAGGTGTGGCGGGCCACCGAGCGGCGTGCAGGTGTCACGGTGCACCGCCGCCGGCACAGCATCCCGCCACGGCAGACCGCCCTGCGTCGCGGCGTGTTCGAGGGCTCGATTCTCGCCCACGGCCTGGTCGCACCTCCCCGCACCGGCCGGCTCGACGCGGTGCTCGCCCAGTTGCCCAGTCTCGCCGGGGGAGTGCTCGGCGCTCGGATCGCCGCCCGGCATCGGGCCCCGTACGTGCCCGTCGTACAGGACCTGATGGGCGCCGCCGCGGCGCAGTCCGGTATCAAGGGCGGCGGTGGCCGGGCCGCTGAGCTGGCCGAGCTCGCGGAGGCGTGGGTGCTGCGGCGGGCCACTCTCGTCGGCGTCATCCACGAGACGTTCGTGGACCGGGTACGGGCGATGGGAGTGGACCCCGGCCGTATCCGCCTGGTGCCCAACTGGTCGCACATACAGGCGCCGTCGGCGCCCCGGGCGCTTACCCGGGAGCGCCTCGGCTGGCGGCCCGAGCAGACGGTCGTCCTGCACTCCGGCAACATGGGCCTCAAGCAGGGGCTTGAGGTGCTGGTGGAGGCGGCCCGCCGCGATCCGGCCACCCGGATACTGCTGATGGGCGACGGCAACCAGCGTGAGCACCTCGCCCAGTTGGCCGGCGGGCTGCCCAATCTGGAATTCATGCCTCCGGTTCCTGACGCGGACTTCCCGGATGTGCTCGCCGCCGCCGATGTGCTCGCCGTCACCCAGCGGGCCTCGGTGCTCGACATGAGCGTGCCGTCCAAGCTGACTTCGTACCTCGCGGCCGGCCGCCCCGTGGTCGCGTCCGTCGCCGCGGAGGGCGGTACGGCCCGCGAGGTACTGCGCTCCGGTGCCGGAGTGCTCGTGGAACCAGAGGATCCGGATCAGTTTCTGTCCGCGGTGCGTAAACTCGCTCAGGATCCGTTGACGGCGAACGAGCTGGGTGCGGCAGGACCGCGCCATGTGGCGGCCCATCTGTCACGGGAAGCGGGTCTCGCGCGGATCGACGCGCTGATCGACGAGGCAATGGGGGGCCCTGGAAGGTGAGCCAGACACATGTCACGATCCGGGCGGAGGACGAGCCGGAGCAGTTGCGCGAGCAGTTCCGCCAGC
The genomic region above belongs to Streptomyces marianii and contains:
- a CDS encoding CDP-alcohol phosphatidyltransferase family protein yields the protein MSSTATGTSALTQLKSAQKSAKGVSLYSRFVNRPAGRYLAAGSHRLGLTPNQVTLISAAFSFAAVLAVAFARPTWAVGLLVWLGLAVGFAFDSADGQLARLRGGGSAAGEWLDHVVDCAKLTALHTAVLIAFYRYPGHFGTSADGWLLVPLGFQLAAVVTFFGGLLTEQLKPKAAPGQTTAPSTVRAVALLPVDHGVFCLVFLLLGGGGVFRWAYTGLAAAAVLFLVAFLVKWFRELSAVRR
- a CDS encoding adenylyltransferase/cytidyltransferase family protein gives rise to the protein MPSSERYRVGYAPGAYDLFHIGHLNILRHARAQCDYLVAGVVSDEMAEMAKGRRPMIPLVERLEIVRSIQYVDAAFVETVPDKVEAWKQVRFDVLFKGDDWRDTPKGERLERDFAAVGVDVVYFPYTVHTSSTQLRRAIDALGGPPRLSDELLTAPETI
- a CDS encoding glycosyltransferase yields the protein MVSTNYAPEHTGIGPYATGIAEHWASRGHDTHVLTGLPHYPSWQLDPAYRKVWRATERRAGVTVHRRRHSIPPRQTALRRGVFEGSILAHGLVAPPRTGRLDAVLAQLPSLAGGVLGARIAARHRAPYVPVVQDLMGAAAAQSGIKGGGGRAAELAELAEAWVLRRATLVGVIHETFVDRVRAMGVDPGRIRLVPNWSHIQAPSAPRALTRERLGWRPEQTVVLHSGNMGLKQGLEVLVEAARRDPATRILLMGDGNQREHLAQLAGGLPNLEFMPPVPDADFPDVLAAADVLAVTQRASVLDMSVPSKLTSYLAAGRPVVASVAAEGGTAREVLRSGAGVLVEPEDPDQFLSAVRKLAQDPLTANELGAAGPRHVAAHLSREAGLARIDALIDEAMGGPGR